CTCGCCCAAGAAGGCGTAAGCACCGCAGACATCGAAGGCGGCACCGGATCATCCGGTGCCGCCTTCGTCGTCGTCAGGACCGCGGCGGCAGGTCTTTGATGAGGTTCGTGATGCGGACGGTCGAGCAGCGGCGCCCGGACTCGTCGACCACGACGATCTCGTGGACCGTCGTCGTACGGCCGAGGTGGATGGCCGTGCAGGTCGCGGTGACGGATCCCGTGCGCGCCGAGCTCGTGTGCGTCGCGTTGATGTCGAGGCCCACCGCGAGGCGTCCTTCGCCCGCGTGATAGTTCGCCGACATCGAGCCCATGGTCTCGCCCAGGACGACGTATGCCCCGCCGTG
The Microbacterium sp. JZ31 genome window above contains:
- a CDS encoding hotdog fold thioesterase; this encodes MGVRFTEFTAERSVATMPVEGNTQPVGLMHGGAYVVLGETMGSMSANYHAGEGRLAVGLDINATHTSSARTGSVTATCTAIHLGRTTTVHEIVVVDESGRRCSTVRITNLIKDLPPRS